The region GGGCAGCCGCATGATCCGGAAACCGGGGAACGGTTGATCAAAAACACCCCGGCGGAGATTGGCGAGCGCTTGCTGCAATTGGGCGAAGGCACCCGTGTGGTGGTCCTGTCGCCGCAGGCTCCTTCGGATGGGGCCACTCTGCGGGCCTTGTTTGAAAAGCTGCGCCGTCAGGGGTTCGTTCGCGTGCGCCTGGATGGCGAGATCGTGGAGCTGGAGGAAGAGCTGAAACCGAGTCTGCGCGAGGAACATCGGGTCGAAATTGTGGTGGACCGCTTGGTCATCCGAGAAGGTGTTAAGGCACGGCTCATGGAGAGCATCGAGGCCGCCCTGCGCTGGAATGAAAATGAGGTGCAGTTTCTGGTGAGCGGAGGGGAGCGCGCCAGTGCTTCTCCCGAAGAAATTCTCAGCTTCACCACGGCCTATGCAAATCCGCGCACGGGTTATGTCATCGAAAAGCTGACGCCGCAGCACTTCTCCTTCAATACCCACATCGGGGCCTGCCCGACCTGCGAGGGAGTGGGTACGCTGATGGCCCCTGATCCGGGACTGATTGTACCAGAGCCGGAGCTTTCCATCAAAGACGGCGCGGTAAAAACCTGGTGGTCGCGAAACCCCAAGCTGAAGGCCCTTCACCAGCGCGGGGTCGAGGCGCTGGCCAAGCACATGGGCGTCTCCGTGGAGGCTCCTTTCAAAGGGTTGCCACAGGCCTTCAAAGAGGCTCTTTTTCATGGCACGGGAGATCAGGCCATTGCCACGGGCTGGGCAACCGGGGCCAACAAACGCAGCCTGGCCAAACCCTATGAAGGCCTGCTGAAGGAGGCCGAACGGCTGCATGCCAATGCTGAGAGCGACGCGCTGCGCACCCAGCTCGCCCGCTACATGAATCCCCTGCCCTGCCCGGCCTGTGCGGGCAAACGGCTGCGGCGGGAAAGCCTGGCCGTGGTGCTGGGTTCCGGGTTCGCCGCAGGGAGCGACCTAACCAAAGATGCTCAAACGGAGGGCAGTTCGCTCAACATCCATGAACTGTGCTCGCTCCCCATCCGGGATGCGCTTGGCTGGGTCCAGGCCTTGACGCTGACCGAGCACCAGCGCAGTTACGTGGAGGAGTTGCAGAAGGAGATTCTCAAGCGGCTCGACTTTCTGGAACAAGTGGGTTTGGGCTATCTGGCGCTGAACCGCGAAAGCGGCACGCTGTCTGGCGGGGAGATGCAGCGAATCCGGCTGGCCACGCAGATCGGCGCAGGTTTAGCAGGAGTCCTCTACGTGCTGGATGAGCCCAGCATCGGCCTGCATCCCGCCGATACGGAGCGCCTCATCCGCACGCTGCTGCGCCTGCGGGATCTGGGCAATACCGTGCTAGTCGTGGAGCATGACGAGGCCATGATGCGTGCGGCGGACCATGTCATCGAGATGGGCCCCGCAGCCGGGGTTCACGGGGGGCAGCTCATCGCCCAGGGCACGCCCGCCGAAGTCATGGCCACCAAGGCCAGCCTCACCGGGGCCTATCTCAGTGAGCAGCTTCGCATCACCCCGCCCTCCGGCAGAGTGTCCCCGAAAGGTCCGCTGGGCAGCACCCGGGCAGCGCCCAGGGCGGAGGCATCCATCTTCAGTTCCCAGGCCAAAAAGAAGGCGCGTGCCGAGGCCTTTGCCCTGAGTACCGGCCCCATGGTGGCCGACTGGCTCACCATCCATGATGCCACCGAGCATAACCTCAAGCATGTCACAGCCTCCTTTCCAGTCGGTTGCCTGACGGCGGTGACGGGCCCTTCCGGCAGCGGCAAGTCCACCTTGATCAATCGCATCCTCATGCGCGCCCTGCAGCGGCATTTTTACCATGCCAAGGATGAGCCCGGCAGGCATGAGGGCATCACCGGGATCGAGGCTTTTGACAAGGTGGTGGTCATTGACCAGTCCCCCATTGGACGCAGCCCGCGCAGCAACCCGGCCACCTACACGGGGGCCTTTGGTCCTATCCGTGAGCTGTTTTCCAATCTGCCTCTGGCTCGCGTGCGCGGTTATGAGGCGGGCCGTTTCAGTTTCAATGTGGCCGGGGGCCGCTGTGAAAAATGCCAGGGCGACGGCCAGATCAAAATAGACATGCACTTCCTGGCGGATGTGTACGTGACCTGCGATCACTGCCACGGCAAACGCTACAATGCCGAGACGCTGGAGATCACCTTTAAGGGGCGCAACATCGCCGAGGTGCTGGAGATGACCGTCAGCGAGGCCTCGCGCTTTTTTGGCAAGGCCAGCGCCATCGCGGAAAAACTGCGCACGCTGGAGGAGTGCGGCCTCGGTTACGTCCGCCTTGGGCAGGCTGGCAATACCCTTTCGGGAGGGGAGGCGCAGCGCATCAAGCTTTCGGCTGAACTGGCCCGCCGGGCCACCGGCAACACGCTCTATGTCTTGGATGAGCCGACCACCGGCCTGCATTTTGCGGATATTCAGACGCTGCTCCAGGTGCTGTTCCGCCTGCGGGATGCGGGCAATACGGTCATCGTGATCGAGCATCATCTGGATGTGATCCGCTGTGCGGACTGGATCGTGGACCTGGGGCCCGGCGGGGGCAACCAGGGCGGCAGCATTGTCGCCGTCGGCACCCCGGAACAGGTGGCCGAGGCCACCGACAGCGCCACGGGGCGGTTTCTCAAAGAGGAAATTTAACCGTGACGAGGCGGGCAGCGTTCGTTATCTTGGTACTCTCCCCCAACCGCCCCCTCCTTTTCCGCAGTGCTCACCAACCAGACGATTGATCCGAATCAAAACGGACAGCCGAAGCCTTTCATCCTCTTCCGTCCCTTCGTGGCCGTCTGGCACTGGATGGTGCCACCCACCCAGGCACACCGGGACCGCCAGTCCAAGACCGCCCGCTGGGCAGCCAGGATCGGTGTGGGGACCTTCTGCCTGACTCTGATGGGTCTGGGCATCTACTATGCCAAGCCGATCCAGGACGGCTACCAGGACTGGCAGGCAGAAAAAATGGTGAACGAATCCCGCCAACTGGCCGAAGACGGACAGATCGTGAATGCGGTGTTCAAAGCCCAGGAAGCCTACAAAGTGGCGCCGGACAACGTCAATGCCATCCGCCTGAATACCGAGTACCTCACCGCCATGAAACGGCCTGAGGCCCTGTTTTTCCTCGACCGATTGGAATCCAAAGGAGCCACCGAGCTGAAAGACAAGCAGACTCGCGTGAAGGCCCTACTGAATCTGAATCGCGGGAAAGAGGCCGCCACGCTGCTGGAGGAGGTGCTGGCCCTTGCGCCCACGGATTCCATGTCGATGAAACTTGCCGAGCAGGTCTGGAGCAGCAGCCAGCAAAGTTCTGTCCTGCTCAAGACCCTGAAGACGTATGCGGAGAAGCATCCTGAAGACACCGGGCACAGCCTGCGTGTGGCCAGGCTGCAGACGGAATCGGCCAATCCTGGCGAACGTGCCGAGGGCATGCGCCGGGCCTGGACTGTGGCAGAGCGGGAGGATGCCGATGGTCTGGCCGCGCTGGAGTTTCTCGACAGCTTCGAAGTCCTGCCTCCAGAGGAGGCCGCCCGTCTGATCGAAAAACTGCGCAGCCACCCCAAGACCACGGGCCGGCACCAAGTGGCAGCCCTAAAACGCAAACTGCAAATGAACCCTGCCCAAAAGGTGCAGTTGGTCCAAGAGGCCATTGACCTCGCCCGTGGCAAAACCCGCGAAGACCTTGTGCCCATGGTGCGCTGGCTGGTGGAGCAGAAGGAATTTCTGCAAGTGCTGGCCCTGGTCAACGAAGAGGATGCCAAGGCTTTCCAGCCCCTGCTGGAAAACTACCTCACCGCCCTGACCATGCTGCAACGTTTCAATGACTTGGAACGTCTGGTGAAGGATCCCAAGGTGGAGGCCATCCTGAACCAAAGCGTGAGCGCTTTTTACCGCGCTCACCTCGCCTTTGTGATGCGGAAGCCCACCGATGAAGTCCGCCGAGCCCTTACCGCCGCGAGGAATGCGGCCGACTTTGAACGGCGTGGTGATCTTTCCATGAAAATCGCCGAGTATGCCGAGGCCCGAGGCTACTCAGACATCGCCGAAAGCGCCTATAAAAGCGCGGCCTTGAATCCCCGGACTGACCGCCTGGGTTACCAGGGACTGCTGCGCGCCTCTGAGGCCAATGGCAATACCGAAGGCCTGCTGGAAGCCGCGACTGAGGCTGCGCGTCGCTGGCCCGATGATCCTGTTTATGTCGAGCGCTTCCTCTATGTAAACCTCCTCACCGGACGGCAGCTTGAACTCACCCTCAATGAAACCCAAAAGCTGCTGCAGCAACGTCCCGAGGACCA is a window of Prosthecobacter algae DNA encoding:
- a CDS encoding excinuclease ABC subunit UvrA, whose translation is MAQDFIRVRGARQHNLKNVDVDIPRHKLVVLTGVSGSGKSSLAFDTLYAEGQRRYVQSLSAYARQFLDQLEKPDVDFIEGLSPAVAIEQVHSAPNPRSTIATVTEIYDYLRVLYAVTGQPHDPETGERLIKNTPAEIGERLLQLGEGTRVVVLSPQAPSDGATLRALFEKLRRQGFVRVRLDGEIVELEEELKPSLREEHRVEIVVDRLVIREGVKARLMESIEAALRWNENEVQFLVSGGERASASPEEILSFTTAYANPRTGYVIEKLTPQHFSFNTHIGACPTCEGVGTLMAPDPGLIVPEPELSIKDGAVKTWWSRNPKLKALHQRGVEALAKHMGVSVEAPFKGLPQAFKEALFHGTGDQAIATGWATGANKRSLAKPYEGLLKEAERLHANAESDALRTQLARYMNPLPCPACAGKRLRRESLAVVLGSGFAAGSDLTKDAQTEGSSLNIHELCSLPIRDALGWVQALTLTEHQRSYVEELQKEILKRLDFLEQVGLGYLALNRESGTLSGGEMQRIRLATQIGAGLAGVLYVLDEPSIGLHPADTERLIRTLLRLRDLGNTVLVVEHDEAMMRAADHVIEMGPAAGVHGGQLIAQGTPAEVMATKASLTGAYLSEQLRITPPSGRVSPKGPLGSTRAAPRAEASIFSSQAKKKARAEAFALSTGPMVADWLTIHDATEHNLKHVTASFPVGCLTAVTGPSGSGKSTLINRILMRALQRHFYHAKDEPGRHEGITGIEAFDKVVVIDQSPIGRSPRSNPATYTGAFGPIRELFSNLPLARVRGYEAGRFSFNVAGGRCEKCQGDGQIKIDMHFLADVYVTCDHCHGKRYNAETLEITFKGRNIAEVLEMTVSEASRFFGKASAIAEKLRTLEECGLGYVRLGQAGNTLSGGEAQRIKLSAELARRATGNTLYVLDEPTTGLHFADIQTLLQVLFRLRDAGNTVIVIEHHLDVIRCADWIVDLGPGGGNQGGSIVAVGTPEQVAEATDSATGRFLKEEI